The following proteins come from a genomic window of Lolium rigidum isolate FL_2022 chromosome 5, APGP_CSIRO_Lrig_0.1, whole genome shotgun sequence:
- the LOC124657061 gene encoding glutamate receptor 2.8-like, whose product MDRAPRAIFFLLLIVDFGVAQNTTSKADEFHVGVILNLGSLVGKVARTSVLLAAEDFYAAHPNYSTKLVLHIRDSMASDVQAASTAIELLENYKVQAIIGPQKSSEAVFISKLGNITQVPTVSFTATSSSLTSDSMPYFVRATMNDSAQVKSIASLIQEYGWREVVLVYDDTDYGRGILPYLNDALQEIDIRVPYRSVIPLSATSESIMQELYKLMKMQTRVFIVHMSTTMTSLLFTKAKEVGMMNKGFVWIITDGVANILDSLNPSVIEAMNGVLGVRYHVPKSQELDNLSIRWSRMYQRDNPDESPFNKLSIVGLWGYDAVWALARAAERVGISSTRNKQTWSSKNSTCLQSMAISTNGHELLTAIVQNKFRGLSGDFDLTDRQQLKVSMFQIINVVGRGWREIGFWTVESGLSRQLNQNGLKITGSASMPDLNPVIWPGESTDIPRGWEIPRTGKKLRVGVLTSGYPEFIKTLRDPVTNKTRASGLSIDIFEEAVKRLPFAITYDYVPFGTADTASSGSYNDFVYQVYVQKIDIAVGDITVRYNRTLYVDFTIPYTESGVGMIVPVREDMINNMWIFLKPLSTGMWFGSIILFIYTGLVVWLLEYLNGNEHVHGPFSLKQLGITMFFSILEEKEKLERFLSRIVLLVWMFVLLVLTSSYTASFASMLTVQKLSPTVTDFHELQKKGEYVGFHRGSYIEGLLVDIGFEISKIRPYDTPDDFYCALSKGSKNGGIAALVHEVPYIKLFLANYSKGYTMVGPIYKSAGFAFALPKKSPLRAELSRAILNITGGDSIIDIEKKWINKKSHQNEDKIDDSSAITFGSFGGLFLLTGIVTTFSLSVAVLMNHHKKYQQNTGGKGNDQNECAHGQQGEDGVSLGEQADQNSDEQEKCRDTGNEPTFAVPHSSNTNSDQLPDSKNKNIGCRSTENRIAPEVWSVGNPVN is encoded by the exons ATGGACAGAGCACCTCGAGCCATCTTCTTCTTGTTACTCATTGTCGATTTTGGCGTAGCTCAAAATACTACCAGCAAAGCTGATGAATTCCATGTTGGAGTAATCCTCAATCTGGGCTCACTGGTGGGGAAGGTTGCACGAACAAGTGTTTTATTGGCTGCCGAAGATTTCTATGCAGCCCATCCAAACTACAGCACAAAGCTTGTTCTCCACATTAGGGATTCCATGGCCAGCGATGTCCAGGCTGCATCAACAG CTATTGAATTACTGGAGAATTATAAAGTTCAAGCCATAATTGGTCCCCAGAAGTCATCAGAAGCTGTATTCATATCCAAACTTGGAAATATAACCCAAGTCCCCACAGTATCCTTCACAGCAACAAGCTCCTCTCTCACTTCTGACAGTATGCCATATTTTGTGCGTGCCACAATGAATGACTCAGCTCAGGTGAAAAGCATTGCGTCGCTTATACAAGAATATGGATGGAGAGAAGTAGTGCTAGTATATGATGACACTGACTATGGGAGAGGCATTCTACCATACCTCAATGATGCACTTCAAGAAATTGATATACGTGTTCCATATCGCAGTGTTATCCCTTTGTCAGCAACAAGTGAAAGCATTATGCAAGAACTCTATAAGTTGATGAAAATGCAAACAAGGGTATTTATTGTTCATATGTCAACCACTATGACTTCCCTTCTCTTTACAAAGGCAAAAGAGGTAGGGATGATGAACAAAGGATTTGTGTGGATTATCACAGATGGAGTAGCAAACATCCTCGACTCACTAAATCCGAGTGTTATTGAGGCAATGAATGGTGTACTAGGAGTAAGGTATCATGTCCCTAAATCGCAAGAACTTGATAACCTCTCCATAAGATGGAGCAGGATGTACCAACGGGATAACCCAGATGAATCACCCTTTAACAAGTTAAGCATTGTTGGTTTATGGGGATATGATGCGGTATGGGCATTAGCACGGGCTGCGGAAAGGGTTGGGATATCCAGTACAAGAAATAAGCAGACATGGTCTAGTAAAAACTCCACATGCTTGCAATCTATGGCTATTTCGACAAATGGTCATGAACTCTTAACAGCAATTGTCCAAAACAAGTTCAGAGGTTTAAGTGGTGACTTTGACCTAACAGACAGACAGCAGCTTAAAGTTTCTATGTTCCAAATAATCAATGTGGTTGGGAGAGGTTGGAGAGAAATAGGGTTTTGGACTGTGGAAAGTGGACTTTCACGTCAGTTAAATCAAAATGGCTTGAAAATAACAGGATCAGCATCAATGCCTGATCTAAATCCTGTAATTTGGCCAGGAGAGTCAACCGACATACCAAGGGGCTGGGAAATTCCTAGAACTGGTAAGAAGCTTAGAGTCGGTGTGCTCACAAGTGGCTATCCAGAGTTTATAAAAACACTAAGAGATCCtgtcacaaataaaacaagagcgAGCGGCCTTTCAATTGACATATTCGAGGAGGCAGTGAAGAGGTTACCTTTTGCAATTACTTATGATTATGTACCATTTGGCACAGCTGATACAGCAAGTTCGGGGAGCTACAATGATTTTGTTTACCAAGTCTATGTTCAG AAAATTGACATAGCAGTTGGGGACATAACTGTAAGATACAATAGAACATTGTATGTCGACTTCACTATACCATACACAGAATCAGGAGTAGGGATGATTGTTCCAGTAAGGGAAGACATGATCAACAATATGTGGATTTTCTTGAAACCATTAAGCACTGGAATGTGGTTTGGCAGCATCATATTATTTATATACACAGGACTTGTTGTTTGGCTGCTGGAGTATCTAAATGGAAATGAACATGTGCATGGTCCCTTTTCACTCAAACAGCTGGGGATTACAATGTTTTTCTCCATTCTTGAAGAGA AGGAGAAGCTGGAACGGTTTCTATCTAGAATTGTTCTACTTGTATGGATGTTTGTTCTTCTGGTGCTTACATCAAGTTATACAGCAAGCTTTGCATCAATGCTAACTGTGCAGAAGCTTTCACCGACTGTAACTGATTTTCATGAACTCCAGAAGAAAGGAGAATATGTAGGGTTCCACCGTGGTTCCTATATAGAGGGTCTACTGGTAGATATTGGTTTTGAAATATCAAAGATCAGGCCCTATGATACACCTGACGACTTCTATTGTGCTCTTTCTAAAGGAAGCAAAAATGGTGGCATTGCTGCGCTTGTACATGAAGTCCCGTACATCAAATTGTTTCTTGCAAATTACAGCAAAGGTTACACAATGGTGGGGCCTATTTACAAGAGTGCGGGATTTGCATTT GCCCTTCCCAAGAAATCTCCACTACGTGCTGAATTATCAAGGGCAATATTGAACATCACAGGAGGAGATAGTATCATTGACATTGAAAAGAAATGGATAAATAAAAAGAGCCATCAAAATGAGGATAAAATTGATGATTCAAGCGCTATCACTTTTGGAAGTTTTGGTGGATTGTTCCTCTTAACAGGGATCGTGACAACCTTTTCCCTTTCTGTAGCCGTGCTGATGAACCACCACAAAAAATATCAACAAAATACAGGGGGCAAAGGAAATGATCAAAATGAATGTGCACATGGGCAACAAGGAGAAGATGGAGTTTCACTAGGAGAACAAGCTGACCAAAATAGCGATGAACAAGAAAAATGCCGCGATACAGGGAACGAACCAACATTTGCAGTGCCTCACAGTTCAAACACAAACAGCGATCAGCTACCAGACAGTAAGAACAAAAATATAGGTTGCAGAAGCACAGAAAATAGGATAGCGCCTGAGGTCTGGTCGGTTGGTAATCCAGTCAATTGA